A window of the Clostridia bacterium genome harbors these coding sequences:
- a CDS encoding sugar phosphate isomerase/epimerase, with the protein MPFEIGLQLFTLRDELEKDFEGTLEQVSKIGLKYVEIAGYYGKSAQELKDVLSANNLKCVSAHISFDELVSNTQKHADMLSVLGAEYVAIPIVSEDYLAGGHKYGLFLDMLQKMSEVFNQNGIKLLYHNHDFEFNKYENRYKLDLLFEALSVNTLQFEPDTCWIRYAGVDPFRYLQKFEKRCPVVHLKDFASDSARQSIKGIENGRYIQNKQADNFMFKPLGQGLMDIKGIINTADILGTKYFIIEQDLSPERPAIQCVKQSFEYLKNI; encoded by the coding sequence CTTGAAAAAGACTTTGAAGGGACTTTAGAACAAGTTTCAAAAATAGGTCTTAAGTATGTTGAGATCGCTGGATATTACGGCAAAAGCGCTCAAGAGTTAAAAGATGTATTAAGCGCGAATAACTTAAAATGCGTTTCAGCTCATATTTCTTTTGATGAATTGGTCTCTAATACGCAAAAACATGCTGATATGCTCAGCGTGCTGGGTGCCGAGTATGTAGCAATACCTATTGTCTCTGAAGATTATCTTGCAGGCGGACATAAGTATGGTTTGTTTTTGGATATGCTGCAAAAGATGTCAGAGGTTTTCAATCAAAACGGCATAAAGCTGTTGTACCATAACCACGATTTTGAGTTTAACAAGTACGAAAATAGATATAAGCTGGATCTTTTGTTTGAAGCGCTGTCTGTTAATACACTTCAGTTTGAGCCTGATACTTGCTGGATAAGATATGCTGGAGTTGATCCTTTTAGGTATCTGCAGAAATTTGAAAAAAGATGTCCGGTAGTGCATTTAAAGGATTTTGCATCTGATAGTGCGAGGCAATCAATAAAAGGCATTGAAAATGGGCGATATATACAGAATAAACAAGCGGATAATTTTATGTTCAAGCCCTTGGGGCAAGGGCTAATGGATATAAAAGGCATAATCAATACCGCCGATATATTAGGCACTAAATATTTTATTATCGAGCAAGACCTTTCACCCGAAAGGCCTGCAATCCAATGTGTTAAACAGAGTTTTGAATATTTGAAAAATATATAG